The Arachis duranensis cultivar V14167 chromosome 9, aradu.V14167.gnm2.J7QH, whole genome shotgun sequence genomic sequence ATAGAAGAGGCAGGGCAGTGACTGGAAACGAGCAACAAGTAGATACAAGCGGCAACTGGCGGTGAGCAGCGAGCAAAGGTGACAAAGACGAGGCCGATAAAGGAGACAGACAATGCTGGTGGACACAGAAGACCCGACGACACTGGCAGACACAGAAGACCCGACGACGAGATGACAACAGTGCAGTATCAGTGACACTAGTTCTGTAAAACTGAGAAGGTTGAGCTCTACTGCCATTTTAGGAGAGGGTGAGTTGAGAGTATGAAACAGTGTGTTGAGAAGGGGGGGATTAGGGTTCAACGGGACAAGAAAAGGGAATTAGAGTTCAAAAGGTGGGATTTTGCATTGGGGAGGGGGAAAGTGCGTTAGGAAAGGGAGATTAAGCTTAGGGAAGCGGAGAGAGGGACTAGGGTTGGAGAGGGGGAGAGTGCATTAAGGAAGGAGGGAGGTGCTTTGGGGAGGGGGAATGGAAAATACATTGGAGGGGAAGGATTATAGTTGGGGAGGGTTTTTGCCATGTCATCAAAATGTAGTGGTCGTGTCAGCATTGTGCTCGTCAGAGATGTGCTCCGGTAAACTCGTGGGTatgtttgtcaaattttaaaatttttcaaagactattttgtcaataacaaaagtCAGATACCATTTTGTCAGTACCAAAAATTTTCGAATACCGATTTGGTATTTACTTCtttttaaatatacaaatttaaTCCTTAAATTTgtcatttgatttttaaatatgCTAATCACTCTCTTATTTGTGTAtcccaaaatttaaaatagtgcATTGAGAATTCAGACCTTTAaatttgcattcatatttttataatcCAAAAACCTGAGGTCCAATTTTTTagtgagaaattaaaaaaaaaaagttaatctccataaaaatagaaaacaccTATCATATCCATAACTATGCATAACATATGTATTATATtcatatctaaaaaaaaatagtccataaataaaattatattttttgttaattaaataaattttaactctttatttattatattttatataaatttaaaatttataatttatactttaagtttaaaatttagaatttaaaattaagagtttaaaatttaagaattttaaaatttaaattttagagtttAAGAAGTGTTGCACAGCTAATTTTTTTCGGAGTATATTAGCATTTATCTGTAAACAATTTGAAACACGAATACTTTGCTGAGTTATTGTGTCCGCGTATCGGACACATTTCGGACACGACACTCACCGACACTCGTCCGACACGCATGTCTACTGTGTCCAAccatgtcttaataaaaaataaaaaattcttttctggACACGCCTGAACACACTTAAATATCATCACATGTCCGCGTgtccttaaaaattttaatttatattttaatatcaataaaatatcaaaatatcattataatttatctaaagaatattttatattttatatatatgcgtGTCCCCGTATcatgtaagattttaaaattcgcgtATCCCGTATCGTGTCATGTCTCGTGTCCGTGTCAGTGTCCATGCATCATAAGTAAACAACTATGTTtataagagaagagagaagcatATTATACTAGGAAAAATATATGTCTTgagttttttttctctatatCTAATTATAGTGTAGTTCTCTAATACAAGAGATTTAAATGTCTAATTTATCTACggagaataaaacaaaatacaatCACATGATACATCATGTCTTgagttttttttctctatatCTAATTATAGTGTAGTTCTCTAATACAAGAGATTTAAATGTCTAATTTATCTACggagaataaaacaaaatacaatCACATGATACATCCTGAAAAACTCTCTTCAAACATAAAACTATTTATTAATGCacctaaaatcaaataaaatacctATATGAATAATTAGTGAATTGATGGTGTTTGAATTTCCAACAACCATCAACGTAGTTGATTTCTTGAATGAAGTCAAAGTAAGTTTTCTGGTCTTGGAAGCAAAATCTTTCAAGTGAAGTATTTCCAACCAAAGTAAGTGAACCAGCTCGTTTCGTCCTCTTATCAACCAATTCCATTTTCTGAATGAAATTTTGATATTCTGATGCTTTTATTGGACTGATCCCAAACCCTTTTAGCTTCACAGGCACATAATCTGATTTCCCTGTCTGTGTCACCGCCGCAACCTTAATTTTAAGCCTCTGTTGAACTTCAACATTGCTTCTGCTATTAAGGAAGTGAGTAAGCCGGTGATCATACACGAGAAACACATGATCAGAAACAATTTTTTCAAGTGGTTTCTCCAAGTAAAATTTGACATTGTTTCCTTCAACTTCAGCAATACTTATGGTAAACCTGAAAGCAAAACCATCCGAGAGGATTCGTGGAACAATGAAGCAAAATATGAAGCCCAACGAAGGGGAATGTGGCGCAGCCGAAGAAGAGATATCAACATTTACATAATCATGTGATGTTCTATACTCCAACCACTTTGGAACATTGCTTCCTGGATACACATAGATGGCTTCATTGTCATTATCTTTATAGTAGTCATGTGTTAATGATGATAAATGCTGGTATGCAAATTTCATGAGGTTGATTCGTGCATTCAATTCAATAGCCCCAAGGGAGTGTTGATCCAATTTCAAGCAATTCCAGAACAAAATGCTTTTCCTGTTTTCCTTAAGCTGCAAGGCAGCCGATGATGGAAACAACACTGTCTTGAGTGATGTGCATCCGGTGGCGTCTAGATACTCAAGAGATGGGGGAAGCTCTGGTAAATCCCTGAGGTTCCAACAATATCTGATGCTAAGATACTTGAACCTTGTGAGATTCTTGATGGTTTCAGGAATGCTCTGAATATCAGACAATCCTAGATGTAATGTTTCGAGTTTGCTTTGACGCCCAAAGGATGTCGGTAGTTGTTGGATACCTGTGAGCTCTAAGTTCAACCCTTCCAGATTCTCTGAGGTAACTGAGAAGTCCTGTAGCCTTACGCAGCCGACGAGAGAGAGAGAACGGAGAGAGCTCAAATGGATATAGCTTCGGAGCTGCCTAAGGGAAACGCACCCTCCTAGATCCAATATCTCAAGCTTGTTGAGACAAAAAACAGATGGATGTACATAAAGGAAACTGAAACTCTTGCGAATAACTAGTATTTCAAGGTTTCTGGCTTTCGACAAGTCTGGCAGCATGGTCAGGTGTAAGGAATTATATAATCTAAGGATCCTTAAATTTGCCAGATTCTGCACCAATtagaacaattttaaaaaaagaatcaaACACAGCTAATTAAAGACATTTCATATAATAGGACACAAATATATACAACTTACCTTCACCCCACACCAAAGTTTTTCCATTCGGTTGAAGGACAAGTCCAATATTACAAGATTTTCTGCAGAAAAGTTGGTTGGCAAGGAATCCAGAGGGTAATGCATCCAGCTAAGGTATCTTACTTCATTTGACAAAGAATCAAGTCCTTGAGGAAGACACAGGCCTTTGTTCCACGAAGATGGAAGTCCATCAGAACTATACATGGCCTCTTGAGATATGTTGCTATAGAAATTTAGAAATCGTAGTTTGCTCATCTTAGCAAAGACTTCTTGGCTTAACTGAAGGTCCTTAATTGCTGAAAAGTTGAAGGATATGCTTCTAATGGCCTCACTCCCCTATCAACAAAGAAGTATAGAAATTTCAAACAACATTAAAAGCATATTTTccccataaataaataaataaccaaaCTTTTGAGTTTTACCCTGTTGTTTTTCAATACTTGATATATGTCGTGAGAATCCCATAACCGAAGTTGGTTTCCAGGGTATTCAGCAGAGCCATCTTTAATGATCTCCCAAGCCATTTCTTGAATAATATCATGCATAGATACAATATTGTGCTCAGAAATAATTATAAGAGCCTTATCTTTCAGCCTTTCCATCCCAGCAGCCACTGCATAATCTTGGTCTTTCAGTAAAACGTTTATGTATTCCAACTTGAGCTTCAATCCATTGAAAAAACAGGCAATGTCTAAGAAAATCTGTTGCTCTTGACGATCAAGATCGTCATAGCTCAGCCGCATTATATCAAGAACTTTCTTATTAGGCATTCTTTTAAGTTTCTCCAATTGACTTTCCCATATATCCTTTCGTTTGCCACGAAGAAGTTGAGCCAAAACTTTAACAACTAACGGAATGCCTTTGGCATACTTGACCACCCTCCTTGACAGCTCACAATACTCCATTTCAAACTGGTTTTGTTTGAAGGCATTTAGAATGAAGAGTTCAAGAGATTCATCACAATCCAATGCCTCAACTTGGTATATCTCTTCAGCTTCTCCAACTAGCACTTGCTTATCTCTAGTTGTTATAATGATTCTACTGCCTAATCCAAACCAATCACGAGCTCCAATTAAAGTTTCTAACTGGTCAGAATCATTCACATCATCTAGAACAATGAGAACCTTCATGCGCCCAAGCCTTTTCTCAACATAATCAGGCAATCCCTTTGGTAAGTCAATTCTCAAATTTTGTTCATTCAATAGTGTAGAAAAGAGTTTCTTCTTCAAAGACATTATTCCATCTCTTTCTGACTCTTTTCTTACATTTGCCAAGAAACAACAAGATTCAAATTCGGCACACATTCTGTTGTATACTTCTTCTGCAATGGTTGTCTTACCAATACCGCCCAAACCCCAAATTCCAATAACACGTACGCCTTCGGATTCTTTGAGCATCAACGACTCTAACTGTGCAATTGGTTTGTGAATTCCAACAAGTCCTTTTGATTTAACCTGATGCATGTCATTTAATCTTGATGATATAAAATCAACAATCTGATCAACAAGCTGAGCATCATTCCTATACAACAACAAAGGAAAAGGAAATatacatttattattaatttggaAGTTTGGaacctttgttttcttttattagcaATCTAAAAGCTTCATGAATATGAACCTAGAGAAGACTAACTTTACTATGTGCTTCTACAGGTGAAATTCAGAACtacaaagtaaaagaaaattacatgTACACACAAGGCCACACATATATCACATTATCATCATTCAATGTATCATTGACTTACCTAATATACAATCAATTTACATTGCAATTGTTAATCTCGACACTTATGCAATAACTGCTTACAAGGTAGCATATAACCATGTAAAAAAGCAGGAAAAGACTTACCTAAAATTTGTTGAGTGAAATCCTGATAAATCAGCAGAATTTTTCAAAGCGGTTCTCCAGTTTTGCACCTTGATCATATCATACCTTTCCTCGTGTTCAGCAAACACATTTGCAAAGGTGCCCTTTTGATATCGTACATCTGATGGATCTACTTTGTAAAAAACAGGTATTACGGTTTGTCCATCTTTTTCTCTACACTCCACTATTTTCACAAGTTCTTCTAAACACCATCTCGAAGAAACATAGTCTTGTGAGAATATGATCAATGAAATCAGCGATTTTTCTATTGCTCCAAAAAGTGCATCTGATATGTCATCTCCCCTCTCAAGCTTGTCATCAACAAAGGCAAAAACTTGTTTTAGATGAAATGCCTTAATCAAATGACTCAGCAAACCTTGGCGAATATCTGTGCCCCTAAAGCTAACAAAGACATCATATTTTATTTGAGGAGCTGGGAAAGTTAAAGTTTTATCAGTATATGAATAAGAATTTTCAGACATCATATTTTCTTCCATGCCCTTAAATTTTGAGACAAGCAAGAGACCAACAAATACAACAAGTTTTATTTGGAAAGCTTTGGAAGATGCCATTGGAGATAAAGAAGTGCACCCTGTCTGCCTCAGTTTGCTTCTACACCATTCAATATCACAATTAGGAAGCATAAATATGTACATCTACTAAATTGAGATCAAAGTTGCCACAAATTAAAACCtggaaataaaagaaacattgaacAAACTTTGTTCCAAACCTGAAATGATAGTTGTTACCAAATTGACCTATgcaacattttatcaaacagttagagTGCAGGATAATAAGACAGTGCTTGTTAAATAGTAGATCCAGCCAACAGATATAACCTGGCCTGAGAGGTTCAAAGAACTTTGAATTCTAAGATAAGAAGCAGAGGAAACTCCAATTATTTAACAATGTTGTCATCCATGACATAAGCATAAGCAACAAGAGTGGACTTGTTCAAACAGGAAgagataacaataataaatgaaCAATAAAATCATGAGCAATACTCATTGTCTATAGTCTTTGACTCTTTAAGTACACAGAAATATGTATATAGACTTGCTTCCGTATTTATACTCATACTATTTCAATTGATTAATGAATACACTACTCGAAATCCCTATTTTTAAATCCTTATATCACAGATGGAAGGGAAGAAGATGTCCATGATTTGAACAAAGCAGGCTGCGTTAATTGTTGTGTGAAATGATGATCCATCTCAATATGCTTCATTCTCTCATGGAAGGTTGGGTTCCAAACAATGTGGATTGCAGCactactataaaaaaaataatatataaagtatAGTAATTTGTGATATTCCATCAAAAGTTAAGCctcaattatattaaaaatactaaattaaatagtataaacGCTCAATCTaaatataaagagaaaatactaacattaaagagaaaaaaataccgaatttaattattattaaatttataactcTTTTTATATGTGAATTCTATTGTCTGTATTAAAGAGTGattaattcttcattttttctctaCCAACACTTTCACTTTAAAAGAAGTTGATtgcaaataaatataaaaactcaACATCAATTTACTAGCCCTCCAACAACTCTTACTATAATTCATAAAAATTTCATATACTAGTTTAAACCTAACCACCTATTTATACTATTTCTATGGTGGTttagaagaaaaatatcatttctTAAGCTTATCAACTTGTCATGTTGATCAACTTAATAACTTGTCAAATCAACATGTATTAGAAGTTGCAAATTTATATGAGTGGTAAGTAAATTAAAGTTGAAATATTTGATTATGAATTATCGTCTTTAAATATGTCAcactttttttaaaactttcatctttcattctaaattgattttgaattcgTTACAATGTAATTGAGATCCCCTTTAAAAgttttatatatttcttttaattcaaaCCAAGTTACTTaattagtaaaattaattttgtttactCACAGAGATCAGAATTCTAGCAGGATGCTTAGAACAATAGCTTACGTTACTTTTATTGTATCTAAATGTAACttcaattaaaaatagttaagaCATTTTTCTTTGTCCTCAATATCATTGCATAGGGCAATTTACATTGATATTACattttcaattatattattctttcaCTCCTTTGTAAtctatatatagttttaaattttaatattgtttGACAACCAAATAGCATTACTATAGGATCACTATGTTTTGAAATTGTTGAATTCAAGAGGCAATCTAAATATGGTGGAAACTCAGGtaaagtcgacttcacgtgaagttgatatcgaAGAATcattagataatttgactgatttgactaaattttcatccaaCGGCTCtcaagtatcaacttcacgtgagaTCGACTTtacctgaattttcaccatatagataaaattattttacactaacagtacatcaaaattaaattctttgttTATAATGATAATTGGTAACTTTTACTCGTTTAGTATAAGGAAAAGACACGAATTAAGTGAGAATTATTATTACAGTTCTAAAACCATTATTGTATATAACAATAATGAATATAACAATACTAAGGAAGATTTTAAACCTAAATGAAACACGATTGGAATGCTTATTTGTTCTATCAATACTGCTGAATCTTATAACTCTGTATTTACAAATGATTATATTTCATCTACGTTAGTAGAATGTAGAATACAATGTCAAAAACGCCATCCGTATAATTTAGTAAAGAGGATAAAATGCATTGACGAATGTTGCAACACTGAATGTCACAAATTTCGTTAGGATGATCTGAAAAGCTATGCTGAATGCTTTTCGATTCTTTATGCTTTGTATGTCAGATAATTTATTACtgataaataaatatctaagttatttttagtctGTTTAAGATTATGTGTGAATCcttttgaatttatattatcttatgcgaatatttaatgttaaaaaaatgttaatattCTATCTATGTGATCATTTGTTCACATTTTCCATAATGATCATTCCAATTTGTCGCACTAGAACCTTGTATATAGTATAGCCAGATATatgattaggaataatttagttattaagaactattattttattagaaatttttgCATGTCTATATAAAAACAAGCATATGTAACATAGATATAATTAAGTTCCATGAATGAAAATATTTACTGAGCAAAGCTTggcttcttctattttttttatgagtgttaatgagtttaaaaatatatatattagtgtCATCTATATAAATGAGCGAGTAAGAAATCTTTTATGGTTAATTAACATGTGAGTGAAGAAGAAATCTTTTATGTAAgtgattaagaaaaaaaatatattagtatcATTTATGTAactattatttaaaaagaagtAGGTAATTtgtcaaacaaaatttatattttatagatataaaatagtaattttatttttttatgattaatttttatcaacgtacaaattttttataattaaaaataattatttacttttattataGAAAATCTCAATTTTTCCTGGTCATGATGAAGAAATCAAGATTCTAGCAAGATGCTTAGAATAATATAGCCACCACTTTGCCACCACAAACGGCACCTAATAGGCTAATATATAGTTTCAATATTAGCATTACTATAAGATGACTATCTTTTGAAATTGTTGAGTTCAAGAGGCAATCTAGCTTAACCAGAATAATAAACTTTTCTGAAACAATGCTTTTGTttaataaaaagtttttattttgtttatattagtaattaattgGTAACTTTTAATTTAAGGAAAAGACAAGAGTTGAAAGCTTGTTTGGATGAGCTTttagaaaaaaagatattttttcaagagattattttttaaaaaattttataaaaaaataaaaataattttatatttagatattttatgtaaaaatattattttatttaacaattatttttggGTACgatgtataaaattaattttttatttataatattaaatttttttaagttaaagaatctttaatttgaaaaatataaattgtttttaatatatatatattctaatatttttatttttattattaaaattttactaaacagcctaaacaataattaaaaaaatcttcttttaataattttttaataatttaatagcaTTTAAACAAGCTTTAATTTGAATCAGAATTATCATACTTCTAAAATTATATTCTATATAACAATTAGTAAGAAAGATTTTAAACCTACATGAAACAAGATTTATTGCAAACTTATGATTGTAAGATAGAcacaaaaaagagagagagagacctaTGGCTAAGAATAATGCCACACTTGCAAGTACAATGTTGATAACCggaatatttataatttgttctAACAATGCTGCTGAATCTTATGACATTGTATTCTAGAATGATTATGTTTCATCTATGACGATAGAGTGTATGATACAATGTAAAAAACACCATCCGAATAATAATCCAGTAAAGAGAACAAAATGCATTCAAGAATGTTGCAATGCTGAATCTCACAAACCTCATCAGGATGAGATGGAAAAGTTTGAAAATGCTTTATATGTCAGATAATTTAATAATGGTaaataatatctaaatattttttatttgtttaagatTCTATATTATGAGTCCTTTTgaatttatgttattatttaatgtTATAGAAAATGTTAATATTCTATGCACAAAATATCTCACATGTTCATCAcctatataacataaaaaattaaaacaattgcaaaagagaATTTTAAGCAAATCATCGCACATATATAAAAGTAGTCTCTAATAACAATACATGAAACATATACTTcacaagtttgtttattttggTTTAGAGTACCAAAAAATAGTAAAGAGAGCGAGGATTCTAAATGATTGATTAGTGAGTGATCAACATGAGAGACTTATAGTCTTAGTGTACAACATAAGTAACATAATTAATTGTAACTGTCTTAACTAAATATAATTGATTCTTAATCACTCTAACAAGTTCTGCCAAGCCGGCATAACTACCTAATTAACTTGCTCACCTTATCATCCCTCCTCAAACGAAGGATTGGAGCTTCGCAAATCCTAAGTTTACTGTAAAATTCCtgaaacttttttgaaaagacTACTTTTGTCATTATATCAGCAACTTGGACATCTCCAAAAATGTGATGCACTTGAAATATCTCTGTTAGCAACATGATCCCTAACGAACCCCAAATCAACTTCGAAATAGTTGGATCTAGAGTGCCAAACTGAATTCGTATAGCCCCCAAATTGTCACAGACTCACAATAGACTTTGGGTAGACTAGCAATGTGAACCTCAGCAAAGAGCTTCCTCACCCAAAGCAACTCAGCAAAAACAGCACAAATACCTCTGTATTCGGCTTTTGTATTGGACTTGGAGACATACTACTGCTTCTTGGAATTCCAAGACACTAAATTCTTCCCTATGTAAACTCAGTATCCTGCTATGGACTTTCTATCTTTAATGTCAAAGGCCCAGTCTGAGTCTGAGTACCCGGTGACCTGAAGATCGGTGCACAATTGTGATTGCAAATCAAGTGATCGAGTCCCTTGTAAGTATCTAAGAATTTTCTTGACAGCTTTTCAGTGAGAATCTCTACGAGCCTACATAAATTGACAGAATTTGTTGACTGGGAATGACAATTTAGGCCTGGTGATTGTGAGATACTGCAAACATCCTATAATAGAATGATAAATGCTGGAATTATTGAATAGATCACCATCCTGTGAGGTTTAAATTTGAGGTCATTGGTATGGGAGCAACTTTACAAGTTTTCATATCAGCCTTTTTGAGAATGTCAccaatatattttgtttgagtTAACACCAAAGTACCTGAATCGGAACCAGTTACTTCAATTCTAAGAAAGAAGTGTAATGGACCCATGTCTTTTAGAGAAAAGGCCTTGTTCAATTGCTAGATTACATTGCAGATTGCTTGAGAAGAAGAACTAGTGAGGATGATATCATTTATGTAGACAAGAGTACTTCACCTTTCAATTGCTTGACAAATAGCGAGGAATTAGATATGATTGCTCTAAACCAAGTCAAATGAGAATAGTAGAAAGCTTAGTGAACCAGGTCCCGGGCGCCTGTTTGAAACCATAGCTAGAATGAGTGAGTTTGCACAACATTTGAGAGCCGCCAATCTCGAACCCTTGAGGCTGTTGCATGTAAAATTCTTCATGAAGATCACCATGCAAGAATGCATTCTTATCATCGAGCTGCCTAATGTCCCATCCTTTTGGGAGCACCATAGTTAGAATAATTCTCACTC encodes the following:
- the LOC107464765 gene encoding disease resistance protein RPV1 isoform X2, translating into MYIFMLPNCDIEWCRSKLRQTGCTSLSPMASSKAFQIKLVVFVGLLLVSKFKGMEENMMSENSYSYTDKTLTFPAPQIKYDVFVSFRGTDIRQGLLSHLIKAFHLKQVFAFVDDKLERGDDISDALFGAIEKSLISLIIFSQDYVSSRWCLEELVKIVECREKDGQTVIPVFYKVDPSDVRYQKGTFANVFAEHEERYDMIKVQNWRTALKNSADLSGFHSTNFRNDAQLVDQIVDFISSRLNDMHQVKSKGLVGIHKPIAQLESLMLKESEGVRVIGIWGLGGIGKTTIAEEVYNRMCAEFESCCFLANVRKESERDGIMSLKKKLFSTLLNEQNLRIDLPKGLPDYVEKRLGRMKVLIVLDDVNDSDQLETLIGARDWFGLGSRIIITTRDKQVLVGEAEEIYQVEALDCDESLELFILNAFKQNQFEMEYCELSRRVVKYAKGIPLVVKVLAQLLRGKRKDIWESQLEKLKRMPNKKVLDIMRLSYDDLDRQEQQIFLDIACFFNGLKLKLEYINVLLKDQDYAVAAGMERLKDKALIIISEHNIVSMHDIIQEMAWEIIKDGSAEYPGNQLRLWDSHDIYQGSEAIRSISFNFSAIKDLQLSQEVFAKMSKLRFLNFYSNISQEAMYSSDGLPSSWNKGLCLPQGLDSLSNEVRYLSWMHYPLDSLPTNFSAENLVILDLSFNRMEKLWCGVKNLANLRILRLYNSLHLTMLPDLSKARNLEILVIRKSFSFLYVHPSVFCLNKLEILDLGGCVSLRQLRSYIHLSSLRSLSLVGCVRLQDFSVTSENLEGLNLELTGIQQLPTSFGRQSKLETLHLGLSDIQSIPETIKNLTRFKYLSIRYCWNLRDLPELPPSLEYLDATGCTSLKTVLFPSSAALQLKENRKSILFWNCLKLDQHSLGAIELNARINLMKFAYQHLSSLTHDYYKDNDNEAIYVYPGSNVPKWLEYRTSHDYVNVDISSSAAPHSPSLGFIFCFIVPRILSDGFAFRFTISIAEVEGNNVKFYLEKPLEKIVSDHVFLVYDHRLTHFLNSRSNVEVQQRLKIKVAAVTQTGKSDYVPVKLKGFGISPIKASEYQNFIQKMELVDKRTKRAGSLTLVGNTSLERFCFQDQKTYFDFIQEINYVDGCWKFKHHQFTNYSYRYFI
- the LOC107464765 gene encoding putative disease resistance protein At4g11170 isoform X1; this encodes MYIFMLPNCDIEWCRSKLRQTGCTSLSPMASSKAFQIKLVVFVGLLLVSKFKGMEENMMSENSYSYTDKTLTFPAPQIKYDVFVSFRGTDIRQGLLSHLIKAFHLKQVFAFVDDKLERGDDISDALFGAIEKSLISLIIFSQDYVSSRWCLEELVKIVECREKDGQTVIPVFYKVDPSDVRYQKGTFANVFAEHEERYDMIKVQNWRTALKNSADLSGFHSTNFRNDAQLVDQIVDFISSRLNDMHQVKSKGLVGIHKPIAQLESLMLKESEGVRVIGIWGLGGIGKTTIAEEVYNRMCAEFESCCFLANVRKESERDGIMSLKKKLFSTLLNEQNLRIDLPKGLPDYVEKRLGRMKVLIVLDDVNDSDQLETLIGARDWFGLGSRIIITTRDKQVLVGEAEEIYQVEALDCDESLELFILNAFKQNQFEMEYCELSRRVVKYAKGIPLVVKVLAQLLRGKRKDIWESQLEKLKRMPNKKVLDIMRLSYDDLDRQEQQIFLDIACFFNGLKLKLEYINVLLKDQDYAVAAGMERLKDKALIIISEHNIVSMHDIIQEMAWEIIKDGSAEYPGNQLRLWDSHDIYQVLKNNRGSEAIRSISFNFSAIKDLQLSQEVFAKMSKLRFLNFYSNISQEAMYSSDGLPSSWNKGLCLPQGLDSLSNEVRYLSWMHYPLDSLPTNFSAENLVILDLSFNRMEKLWCGVKNLANLRILRLYNSLHLTMLPDLSKARNLEILVIRKSFSFLYVHPSVFCLNKLEILDLGGCVSLRQLRSYIHLSSLRSLSLVGCVRLQDFSVTSENLEGLNLELTGIQQLPTSFGRQSKLETLHLGLSDIQSIPETIKNLTRFKYLSIRYCWNLRDLPELPPSLEYLDATGCTSLKTVLFPSSAALQLKENRKSILFWNCLKLDQHSLGAIELNARINLMKFAYQHLSSLTHDYYKDNDNEAIYVYPGSNVPKWLEYRTSHDYVNVDISSSAAPHSPSLGFIFCFIVPRILSDGFAFRFTISIAEVEGNNVKFYLEKPLEKIVSDHVFLVYDHRLTHFLNSRSNVEVQQRLKIKVAAVTQTGKSDYVPVKLKGFGISPIKASEYQNFIQKMELVDKRTKRAGSLTLVGNTSLERFCFQDQKTYFDFIQEINYVDGCWKFKHHQFTNYSYRYFI
- the LOC107464765 gene encoding disease resistance protein RPV1 isoform X3, whose protein sequence is MASSKAFQIKLVVFVGLLLVSKFKGMEENMMSENSYSYTDKTLTFPAPQIKYDVFVSFRGTDIRQGLLSHLIKAFHLKQVFAFVDDKLERGDDISDALFGAIEKSLISLIIFSQDYVSSRWCLEELVKIVECREKDGQTVIPVFYKVDPSDVRYQKGTFANVFAEHEERYDMIKVQNWRTALKNSADLSGFHSTNFRNDAQLVDQIVDFISSRLNDMHQVKSKGLVGIHKPIAQLESLMLKESEGVRVIGIWGLGGIGKTTIAEEVYNRMCAEFESCCFLANVRKESERDGIMSLKKKLFSTLLNEQNLRIDLPKGLPDYVEKRLGRMKVLIVLDDVNDSDQLETLIGARDWFGLGSRIIITTRDKQVLVGEAEEIYQVEALDCDESLELFILNAFKQNQFEMEYCELSRRVVKYAKGIPLVVKVLAQLLRGKRKDIWESQLEKLKRMPNKKVLDIMRLSYDDLDRQEQQIFLDIACFFNGLKLKLEYINVLLKDQDYAVAAGMERLKDKALIIISEHNIVSMHDIIQEMAWEIIKDGSAEYPGNQLRLWDSHDIYQVLKNNRGSEAIRSISFNFSAIKDLQLSQEVFAKMSKLRFLNFYSNISQEAMYSSDGLPSSWNKGLCLPQGLDSLSNEVRYLSWMHYPLDSLPTNFSAENLVILDLSFNRMEKLWCGVKNLANLRILRLYNSLHLTMLPDLSKARNLEILVIRKSFSFLYVHPSVFCLNKLEILDLGGCVSLRQLRSYIHLSSLRSLSLVGCVRLQDFSVTSENLEGLNLELTGIQQLPTSFGRQSKLETLHLGLSDIQSIPETIKNLTRFKYLSIRYCWNLRDLPELPPSLEYLDATGCTSLKTVLFPSSAALQLKENRKSILFWNCLKLDQHSLGAIELNARINLMKFAYQHLSSLTHDYYKDNDNEAIYVYPGSNVPKWLEYRTSHDYVNVDISSSAAPHSPSLGFIFCFIVPRILSDGFAFRFTISIAEVEGNNVKFYLEKPLEKIVSDHVFLVYDHRLTHFLNSRSNVEVQQRLKIKVAAVTQTGKSDYVPVKLKGFGISPIKASEYQNFIQKMELVDKRTKRAGSLTLVGNTSLERFCFQDQKTYFDFIQEINYVDGCWKFKHHQFTNYSYRYFI